Proteins encoded within one genomic window of Pseudalkalibacillus sp. SCS-8:
- a CDS encoding response regulator, with protein MPYNAKQEAITYYRSELMKIIHTMNQPERKEKQSAFRNLYEMFERLEEYCSLFRLNDLHKLTVFLITKIELLNGHVRIKPGDERLFMSGLRMLYNELTDYQDFGSKRRKARLTAPTKKSRTIFVYDQDELFVKWLQDQLVDSEYQLIDLSVKRINFEALEDNPDIFIINFAGKQEGEEWVTFIREHYSASLPIIALTTSDHHLEHIDILQYNITHIVKKPFEPSLLFAYMDHAIKQNRLDVNVSSMRTQDMKHQRNEIEALIKKEWMRFQRFQAMFSLIWIKVDGISRYDVLNQLKLSISQTIRPYDELYIWSPSSLMLLLPVTPLEGAVAVGNRIIEMVDSKELPYAKDVYWGAIQSENEYSSYEQLLERLEADVNPVTSVQRSIIIPRLDEGTRNEHNERIKVLLIDDDLVTSTILSNHLDEEKWELEVCSEGVDALDHTLQYLPDIILCESKLKDLDGYSFCLQVRQLPKLENTIFCFLTEQELKHYIIRAFHIGADDYFLKPFYIEELEVRLQRHLHVRSRV; from the coding sequence ATGCCATATAATGCGAAGCAAGAAGCCATCACATATTACAGATCAGAACTTATGAAAATCATCCACACGATGAATCAGCCTGAACGGAAAGAAAAGCAAAGCGCCTTCAGAAATCTTTATGAGATGTTTGAGCGTTTGGAAGAATATTGTAGTCTTTTCCGATTGAATGATTTACATAAATTGACGGTGTTCCTTATCACCAAGATTGAATTGTTAAATGGACATGTCCGAATCAAGCCAGGTGATGAGCGTTTATTCATGAGTGGCTTACGTATGTTGTACAACGAATTGACGGATTATCAAGATTTCGGATCGAAGAGAAGAAAAGCGAGATTAACTGCACCCACAAAGAAGTCAAGGACGATATTCGTCTATGACCAGGATGAACTGTTTGTCAAATGGCTCCAGGACCAATTGGTTGATTCTGAATATCAGCTTATCGATCTATCAGTGAAACGTATTAATTTTGAAGCTCTGGAAGATAATCCGGACATCTTTATCATCAATTTTGCTGGAAAGCAAGAAGGGGAAGAATGGGTCACATTCATCCGAGAGCATTATTCCGCATCCTTGCCAATCATCGCTTTAACCACATCTGATCATCACCTGGAGCATATTGATATCCTTCAATACAACATTACACATATCGTTAAGAAACCGTTTGAACCTAGCCTGTTATTCGCGTATATGGATCATGCAATTAAGCAGAACAGGCTCGATGTGAATGTTTCATCAATGCGTACTCAAGATATGAAACATCAAAGAAATGAAATCGAAGCTCTCATCAAAAAGGAATGGATGAGGTTCCAACGATTTCAGGCAATGTTTTCTCTTATTTGGATCAAGGTTGATGGAATCTCAAGATACGACGTACTCAATCAATTGAAATTAAGCATTTCCCAGACGATTAGACCTTATGATGAGTTATATATCTGGTCCCCAAGTTCTTTGATGCTCTTGCTTCCAGTGACGCCGCTGGAAGGTGCTGTTGCTGTTGGAAATCGAATCATTGAAATGGTCGATTCAAAAGAACTGCCTTATGCCAAGGATGTGTACTGGGGAGCAATCCAAAGTGAAAATGAGTATAGTTCTTATGAGCAGCTTTTGGAGAGATTAGAAGCTGATGTAAATCCGGTAACATCTGTTCAAAGATCCATAATAATCCCAAGACTTGATGAAGGGACAAGGAACGAACACAATGAGAGGATAAAAGTTCTGCTCATTGACGACGACCTCGTTACATCAACCATCCTCTCGAATCATCTTGATGAAGAAAAATGGGAGCTTGAAGTTTGCAGCGAAGGAGTAGATGCTTTAGATCATACTCTCCAATACCTCCCAGATATCATCCTATGTGAGAGCAAGCTGAAAGACTTGGATGGATACTCTTTCTGTCTTCAAGTGAGACAACTGCCTAAGCTTGAGAACACGATTTTTTGTTTTCTGACTGAACAGGAGCTTAAGCATTACATTATTCGGGCGTTTCACATCGGCGCAGATGACTATTTCTTGAAACCTTTCTATATAGAAGAATTGGAAGTGCGTTTGCAAAGGCATCTTCACGTCAGGAGTCGGGTATAG